A single Thermus hydrothermalis DNA region contains:
- a CDS encoding P1 family peptidase has translation MAEALWGKEALFPGVRVGHFTDPKARTGCTVVLVEEGAVAAADVRGAAPGTRETDLLLPENTVERVQAVLLTGGSAFGLGAAEGVMAYLRERGKGFPTPGGVVPIVPAAVLYDLGRGEVFRPPSREAGYGAALAAGEEVAEGSVGAGTGAVAGGVKGGFGLAGYRLEEGFRVVALAAVNSLGRPFDPSTGRLYAEPFLAEGEWALLPDLSRYRGFPEDYRFPLLLGQNTTLAVVATDAPLTKAEARRLAIMAQDGLARAIRPAHTPLDGDVVFALALGDGKGVGPLGLLRLGAYAADALARAIARAVLLAEGMPGVLAYRELAG, from the coding sequence ATGGCGGAAGCCTTGTGGGGCAAGGAGGCGCTTTTCCCCGGGGTTAGGGTGGGGCACTTCACCGACCCCAAGGCCCGCACCGGGTGCACCGTGGTCCTGGTGGAGGAGGGGGCGGTGGCGGCGGCGGACGTGCGGGGGGCGGCCCCGGGCACGCGGGAGACGGACCTCCTCCTCCCCGAGAACACCGTGGAGAGGGTGCAGGCCGTCCTCCTCACGGGGGGAAGCGCCTTTGGCTTAGGGGCGGCGGAGGGGGTTATGGCCTACCTCCGGGAACGGGGGAAGGGGTTTCCCACCCCTGGGGGCGTGGTGCCCATCGTCCCCGCCGCCGTGCTCTACGATCTCGGCCGGGGGGAGGTCTTCCGGCCCCCCTCGCGGGAGGCGGGGTATGGGGCCGCCTTGGCCGCAGGGGAGGAGGTGGCCGAGGGGAGCGTGGGGGCGGGCACGGGGGCGGTGGCGGGCGGGGTCAAGGGGGGCTTTGGCCTTGCGGGCTACCGCCTGGAAGAGGGCTTTAGGGTGGTGGCCCTGGCGGCGGTGAACAGCCTGGGCCGCCCCTTTGACCCCTCCACGGGGAGGCTTTACGCCGAGCCCTTCCTGGCCGAGGGGGAGTGGGCCCTTTTGCCGGACCTTTCCCGCTACCGGGGCTTTCCCGAGGACTACCGCTTCCCCCTCCTTCTCGGCCAGAACACCACCCTGGCGGTGGTGGCCACGGACGCCCCCCTCACCAAGGCGGAGGCCAGGCGGCTTGCCATCATGGCCCAGGACGGCTTGGCCCGGGCCATCCGCCCCGCCCACACCCCCTTGGACGGGGATGTGGTCTTTGCCCTGGCCCTGGGGGACGGCAAAGGGGTGGGCCCCCTGGGGCTCTTGCGCCTTGGGGCCTACGCCGCCGACGCTTTAGCCCGGGCCATCGCCCGGGCGGTCCTCCTGGCGGAGGGGATGCCGGGGGTGCTTGCGTACCGGGAGCTTGCGGGCTAG
- a CDS encoding class II aldolase/adducin family protein, producing the protein MWEYLIHGEPSPRLQAFLEGVGKALEAQGFRFNPGAEAPNLVLNAITPENPRPYRRKAQATFVASALELPEYPEDPLRELYPYLVRALSNVLLAYVPGKGVKFLTLELGHYEEPEGEGFFERVAQRLKPIACSRLVLNNIFEPDLEPELWHGDALTESMYRAGKKLKEWDLLPAPFPIEEILPPEDLRHVKRLYGIGGLSYGNLSVRKDEKRFWMSASGVDKANLREIGRDILMVKDYDPERNAILLSVPPHVEPRRVSVDAIEHWMIYREHPGVGAILHVHAWMEGVPATPFNYPCGTYELAQAVAEKVRQAPDPTRAVVGLKNHGLTITGRSLDEILERIEGKLIRTVPMS; encoded by the coding sequence ATGTGGGAGTACCTCATCCACGGCGAACCCTCGCCCAGGCTCCAAGCCTTTTTGGAAGGGGTGGGCAAGGCGCTGGAGGCCCAGGGCTTCCGCTTTAACCCGGGTGCGGAAGCCCCCAACCTGGTCCTCAACGCCATCACCCCAGAAAACCCAAGGCCTTACCGCCGCAAGGCCCAGGCCACCTTCGTGGCCTCCGCTTTGGAGCTGCCCGAGTACCCGGAAGACCCCTTGCGCGAGCTCTACCCCTACCTGGTCCGGGCCCTTTCCAATGTGCTCTTGGCCTACGTGCCGGGAAAGGGGGTCAAGTTCCTCACCCTGGAGCTCGGCCACTATGAGGAGCCCGAGGGGGAAGGCTTCTTTGAGCGGGTGGCCCAAAGGCTTAAGCCCATCGCCTGTAGCCGCCTCGTCCTCAACAACATCTTTGAGCCCGACCTCGAGCCCGAGCTTTGGCACGGGGATGCGCTCACGGAAAGCATGTACCGGGCGGGGAAGAAGCTCAAGGAATGGGACCTCCTCCCTGCCCCCTTCCCCATTGAGGAGATCCTCCCCCCCGAGGACCTCCGCCACGTGAAGCGCCTCTACGGCATCGGGGGGCTTTCCTACGGCAACCTCTCCGTGCGCAAGGACGAAAAGCGCTTCTGGATGTCGGCGAGCGGGGTGGACAAGGCGAACCTCAGGGAGATCGGCCGGGACATCCTCATGGTGAAGGACTACGATCCGGAAAGGAACGCCATCCTCCTCTCCGTCCCCCCCCACGTGGAGCCCAGGCGGGTGAGCGTGGACGCCATAGAGCACTGGATGATCTACCGGGAACACCCCGGGGTGGGGGCCATCCTGCACGTGCACGCCTGGATGGAGGGGGTGCCCGCCACCCCCTTCAACTACCCCTGCGGCACCTACGAGCTGGCCCAGGCGGTGGCGGAGAAGGTGCGCCAAGCCCCCGACCCCACCCGGGCGGTGGTGGGGCTTAAGAACCACGGCCTCACCATCACCGGGCGGAGCCTGGACGAGATCTTAGAGCGCATTGAGGGC
- a CDS encoding RrF2 family transcriptional regulator, translating into MPVRSLLRREESYALHALLLLAEEPGLSAMEIAQKLKAPPAFMAKVLSKLAKAGLVESRMGRAGGVWLKGAPEEISLLKVMETLSGPVALDLCATLKRCPTEERRGVCYLKPNLVRMNLEIRKALGSLTLKDLLPEKV; encoded by the coding sequence ATGCCCGTGCGCAGCCTCCTTCGGCGGGAAGAGTCCTATGCCCTCCATGCCCTCCTCCTTTTGGCGGAGGAACCTGGGCTCTCCGCAATGGAGATCGCCCAAAAACTCAAAGCCCCACCCGCCTTCATGGCCAAGGTGCTTTCCAAGCTGGCCAAGGCGGGGCTGGTGGAAAGCCGGATGGGACGTGCGGGAGGGGTGTGGCTCAAAGGTGCCCCTGAAGAGATTAGCCTCCTCAAGGTCATGGAGACCCTCTCCGGCCCAGTAGCCCTGGACCTTTGCGCCACCCTAAAACGATGTCCAACAGAGGAAAGGCGGGGCGTCTGCTACCTCAAGCCCAACCTGGTACGCATGAACCTGGAAATCCGGAAGGCCCTAGGGAGCCTCACCCTTAAAGATCTCCTTCCGGAAAAGGTTTAA
- a CDS encoding S1C family serine protease: MRKAWGLLLLLPLALAFLSLFLHLLTPPRPWAEPIQAPPETLQAVYAEAHTAALRIEGPEGSRGTGFFYAQGLVLTAYHVVAEGGPYTLVLATGARAPARLLGFAEPLDLAVLATEGEAPRTLPLETERRPRVGEAVLHIGNGRGQFIAPRYGRVTRLEVSPSPFLPQGLVETSLPLAPGDSGGPVLDASGKVLGIAVAIGQTEEGFRSFYTPLLGRQGVLSALEGGERRYWPYLGLRGPRALTPDLAQQLGLPPGGVLVGEVVPGGAAHRAGLRGLESGGVPDVILEVDGTPVNSFEDLLREVRKREVGERVRLTVRRGGEVFQVEALLAPFPGR, encoded by the coding sequence ATGCGCAAAGCGTGGGGCCTACTCCTCCTCCTGCCCCTGGCCCTGGCCTTTCTCTCCCTCTTCCTCCACCTCCTCACGCCCCCTCGCCCGTGGGCCGAGCCCATCCAGGCACCCCCCGAGACCCTCCAGGCCGTCTACGCCGAGGCCCACACCGCCGCCTTGCGCATAGAAGGCCCCGAGGGGAGCCGGGGCACGGGCTTCTTCTACGCCCAAGGCCTCGTCCTCACCGCCTACCACGTGGTGGCGGAAGGAGGGCCTTACACCCTGGTCCTCGCTACTGGCGCCCGGGCCCCGGCACGGCTTTTGGGCTTCGCCGAGCCCTTGGACCTGGCGGTGCTCGCCACGGAAGGGGAAGCGCCCAGGACGCTTCCCCTGGAAACGGAAAGGCGGCCCCGGGTGGGGGAGGCCGTGCTCCACATCGGCAACGGCCGGGGCCAGTTCATCGCCCCCCGGTACGGGCGGGTGACCCGCCTCGAGGTGAGCCCTTCTCCCTTCCTCCCCCAAGGCCTCGTGGAAACCTCCCTCCCCCTCGCCCCCGGGGACTCGGGCGGGCCCGTGTTGGACGCTAGCGGCAAGGTCCTGGGGATAGCGGTGGCCATCGGCCAGACGGAGGAGGGGTTCCGGAGCTTCTACACGCCCCTTTTGGGGCGGCAAGGGGTACTCTCCGCATTGGAGGGGGGAGAAAGGCGCTACTGGCCCTACCTGGGCCTACGGGGGCCTAGGGCCCTCACCCCGGACCTCGCCCAGCAGCTCGGGCTTCCCCCGGGCGGGGTGCTGGTGGGCGAGGTGGTGCCGGGTGGGGCCGCCCACCGGGCGGGGCTTAGGGGGCTAGAGTCGGGGGGCGTCCCCGACGTGATCCTGGAGGTGGACGGCACCCCGGTGAACTCCTTTGAGGACCTCCTCCGGGAGGTGCGCAAGCGGGAGGTGGGGGAAAGGGTGCGCCTCACCGTGCGAAGGGGAGGCGAGGTCTTCCAGGTGGAAGCCCTCCTCGCCCCTTTCCCGGGGCGCTAG
- a CDS encoding AraC family ligand binding domain-containing protein has protein sequence MNLLENARFGTVRGVEVLADYPEVRLVLFSLQNGQEVRGKGEPRVHLLCLEGEGTLFAGEREVLARPGTLLDASPGEPHGARAAQGRFLVLGIITPRP, from the coding sequence ATGAACCTCCTAGAAAATGCCCGCTTCGGAACGGTGCGGGGCGTGGAAGTCCTGGCCGACTACCCCGAGGTGCGCCTGGTCCTCTTCAGCCTGCAGAACGGCCAAGAGGTGAGGGGGAAGGGGGAGCCTCGAGTCCACCTCCTCTGCTTGGAAGGAGAGGGCACCCTCTTCGCCGGGGAACGGGAGGTTCTAGCCCGGCCAGGTACGCTCCTTGACGCCTCCCCAGGCGAGCCCCACGGGGCGCGGGCCGCCCAGGGGCGGTTTTTGGTACTCGGCATCATCACCCCCCGCCCATGA
- a CDS encoding YwiC-like family protein: MRTTSVPLRSVALPAEHGGWGFTLEPVFLGLLLSPGPHTLGLLLLGLFGFLARHPLKLAYQDLRKGKRYPRTELALRVGGFYILLALSGLLLAARTAQGPFLLPLLLALPLAAYVAYADAKNRSRELFPELAAALFMAALAPAGVLAGSLEAEVALGSFLALALRDVAALYYARTQVLRARGASPKRYPTLLALFLSAALALFLAQEGLLPHAVFFGLLALALYGGYALFRPPVPARVIGWTQMGFGLLLVLLTTLGYTQMGLPTTLLRVPSLHRLLGWALVGLAFALSLWLLLRKEVPRAARLALGLYDLNALLGLLYLALGGPLSPHPFLAFLGVALAHTLLRRPPPWPAVGFFLLGLLLLGHG; this comes from the coding sequence ATGCGTACCACAAGCGTTCCCCTAAGGTCGGTGGCCCTGCCTGCGGAGCACGGGGGCTGGGGCTTTACCCTGGAGCCGGTTTTCCTGGGCCTTCTCCTCTCCCCTGGACCCCACACCCTGGGGCTCCTCCTCCTCGGCCTTTTCGGCTTTTTGGCCCGGCACCCGCTGAAGCTCGCTTACCAGGACCTGCGGAAGGGCAAGCGCTACCCCCGCACGGAGCTGGCCCTTAGGGTGGGGGGCTTCTACATTCTCCTAGCCCTTTCGGGCCTCCTCCTCGCCGCCCGCACCGCCCAAGGTCCCTTCCTCCTTCCCCTCCTCCTGGCCCTCCCCCTTGCCGCCTACGTGGCCTACGCCGACGCCAAAAACCGGTCCCGGGAGCTTTTCCCAGAGCTGGCGGCGGCCCTCTTCATGGCCGCTTTGGCCCCGGCGGGGGTGCTTGCGGGGAGCCTCGAGGCGGAGGTGGCCCTGGGAAGCTTCCTCGCCCTAGCCCTAAGGGACGTGGCCGCCCTCTACTACGCCCGCACCCAGGTGCTGAGGGCCCGGGGCGCCTCTCCCAAGCGCTACCCCACCCTCCTCGCCCTTTTCCTGTCAGCGGCCCTAGCCCTCTTCCTCGCCCAGGAAGGTCTTCTCCCCCACGCTGTCTTCTTTGGGCTCCTCGCCCTCGCCCTTTACGGGGGCTACGCCCTCTTCCGCCCCCCGGTGCCGGCCCGGGTCATCGGTTGGACCCAGATGGGGTTTGGCCTTCTCCTGGTCCTCCTCACCACCCTTGGCTACACCCAGATGGGGCTTCCCACCACCCTTTTGAGGGTGCCAAGCCTCCACCGGCTTCTGGGGTGGGCCCTGGTGGGGCTCGCCTTCGCCCTGAGCCTTTGGCTTCTCCTCCGCAAGGAGGTGCCCCGGGCGGCCCGGCTTGCCCTGGGCCTTTACGACCTGAACGCCCTCCTCGGCCTCCTTTACCTGGCCCTGGGGGGGCCGCTATCCCCGCACCCCTTCCTGGCCTTCCTCGGGGTGGCCCTGGCCCACACCTTGCTCCGGCGACCCCCTCCTTGGCCGGCGGTGGGGTTTTTCCTCCTCGGGCTTCTCCTCCTTGGACACGGATAG
- a CDS encoding DUF542 domain-containing protein: MEGIALTTPVNEILRRYPEAVRLLNELGVDTCCGGAEPLEEAARQAGQDPIEVLNALAHFLQKEARQ; this comes from the coding sequence ATGGAAGGGATCGCCCTCACGACCCCGGTCAACGAGATCTTGCGGCGTTACCCAGAAGCCGTGCGGCTTCTGAACGAGCTCGGCGTGGACACCTGCTGCGGCGGGGCCGAGCCCTTGGAGGAAGCGGCCAGGCAGGCAGGGCAGGACCCCATAGAGGTCCTGAACGCCTTAGCCCACTTCCTGCAAAAGGAGGCGCGCCAATGA